Proteins encoded in a region of the Zea mays cultivar B73 chromosome 2, Zm-B73-REFERENCE-NAM-5.0, whole genome shotgun sequence genome:
- the LOC100272469 gene encoding uncharacterized protein LOC100272469, giving the protein MAATASFLSHLLLAPKRRPKTQPNPSHLPSQRITDRLPCRGRRSSVAVSAAASDLLSPAPSLKSRLAAGDTLYGLFLLSFSPTLAELAALAGYDYVVVDMEHGPGGIPEALACLRALDAARTPAVLRLPEASAVWAKKALDLGPAGLMLPAIESPEAAAEAVSHCRYPPRGVRGAAHPIVRASAYGFDDSYLSRCEDDTLVICQVETATAIAEIDAIAAVDGVDVVQMGPLDLSASMGYLWDPGNRKVRATLREAERKVLEAKKKKKAAAAASGGNAAYLGGFAMQNDPPEQLKLRGYHMVAGAVDIAMFRKAALDDVRRFREAVMEIGEEDDEDEVEKCEKENDGYWSE; this is encoded by the coding sequence ATGGCCGCCACCGCTTCCTTCCTCTCCCACCTCCTCCTCGCCCCCAAGCGCAGACCCAAAACTCAGCCAAACCCCTCGCATCTTCCCTCCCAGCGCATCACGGACCGGCTTCCCTGCCGTGGGCGGCGCTCCTCCGTCGCGGTCTCCGCCGCGGCATCCGACctcctctctcccgcgccctccCTCAAGTCCCGCCTCGCCGCCGGAGACACCCTGTACGGTCTGTTCCTCCTCTCCTTCTCCCCTACCCTCGCCGAGCTCGCCGCCCTCGCCGGCTACGACTACGTCGTCGTCGACATGGAGCACGGGCCGGGCGGGATCCCCGAGGCGCTCGCCTGCCTTCGCGCGCTGGACGCCGCGCGCACCCCCGCCGTGCTCCGCCTCCCGGAGGCCAGCGCCGTCTGGGCCAAGAAGGCGCTGGACCTCGGCCCCGCGGGCCTCATGCTCCCCGCCATCGAGTCCCCCGAGGCCGCCGCGGAGGCGGTCTCCCACTGCCGCTACCCGCCGCGCGGGGTCCGCGGCGCCGCACACCCCATCGTCCGCGCCTCCGCCTACGGCTTCGACGACTCCTACCTCTCCCGCTGCGAGGACGATACCCTCGTCATCTGCCAGGTCGAGACCGCCACCGCGATCGCGGAGATCGACGCCATCGCCGCCGTCGACGGCGTGGACGTCGTGCAGATGGGCCCGCTCGACCTGTCGGCTAGCATGGGATACCTGTGGGACCCCGGGAACAGGAAGGTCCGGGCTACGCTGAGGGAGGCCGAGAGGAAGGTGCTGGAggccaagaagaagaagaaggcggcGGCAGCAGCCTCGGGTGGCAATGCTGCTTACCTGGGCGGGTTTGCAATGCAGAATGACCCGCCGGAGCAGCTCAAATTGAGGGGTTACCATATGGTAGCTGGCGCAGTAGACATTGCTATGTTCCGGAAGGCGGCATTGGATGATGTCAGGCGGTTCCGAGAGGCAGTGATGGAGATCggcgaggaggatgatgaggatgaggttgagAAATGTGAGAAGGAAAATGACGGGTACTGGAGTGAGTGA